One genomic region from Conexibacter woesei DSM 14684 encodes:
- a CDS encoding class II fructose-bisphosphate aldolase yields the protein MTHVCDTRALRTAQQDGRALAAFSVYNLEQTQAVCAAAEELHAPILVQAGSSAFRHAGRGPLAALAIACAESARADVGVHLDHATDVDEIRACLAAGYGSVMYDGSALALDRNIERTREVVELAHAHGAWVEGELAGIAGDEDASGAGPSGALTDPDAAARFVHGTGVDALAVAIGNVHGMHAGPPALDFDRLAEIRARVDVPLVLHGASGLPEDALRTAVSLGVAKVNVNTELRRAFRAGLEQALADEDDLTKHGDVTKSDDLTKLLAPARDAVREVALRWIALLSGTRVTA from the coding sequence ATGACGCACGTCTGCGACACGCGCGCGCTGCGCACCGCACAGCAGGACGGCCGGGCGCTCGCGGCGTTCTCCGTCTACAACCTCGAACAGACCCAGGCGGTCTGCGCGGCAGCCGAGGAGCTGCACGCGCCGATCCTCGTGCAGGCCGGCAGCAGCGCATTTCGCCATGCAGGCCGTGGACCGCTCGCTGCGCTTGCGATCGCGTGCGCGGAGTCAGCCCGTGCCGACGTCGGCGTCCACCTCGACCACGCGACCGACGTCGACGAGATCCGCGCGTGTCTCGCGGCCGGCTACGGGTCGGTCATGTACGACGGCTCGGCGCTCGCGCTCGACCGCAACATCGAGCGGACGCGCGAGGTCGTCGAGCTGGCGCACGCGCACGGCGCGTGGGTCGAGGGCGAGCTGGCCGGGATCGCGGGCGACGAGGACGCCAGCGGCGCAGGCCCGTCGGGTGCGCTGACCGACCCGGACGCGGCCGCGCGCTTCGTGCACGGGACCGGCGTGGACGCGCTCGCGGTCGCGATCGGCAACGTCCACGGCATGCACGCAGGTCCGCCGGCGCTCGACTTCGACCGCCTCGCGGAGATCCGTGCGCGCGTCGACGTGCCGCTCGTGCTGCACGGCGCCTCGGGCCTGCCGGAGGACGCGCTGCGGACCGCGGTCTCGCTCGGCGTCGCGAAGGTGAACGTGAACACCGAGCTGCGGCGTGCGTTCCGCGCGGGCCTCGAGCAGGCGCTTGCGGACGAGGACGATCTGACGAAGCACGGCGATGTGACGAAGAGCGACGATCTGACGAAGCTGCTCGCGCCTGCGCGAGACGCGGTCCGCGAGGTCGCGCTCAGATGGATCGCGCTGCTGTCGGGAACACGGGTGACGGCATGA
- a CDS encoding HpcH/HpaI aldolase family protein, producing the protein MSAENGGAETTVARRAFAVRLRSREQLAGLIVKMPCASLLETAGYSGFDFAVIDTEHGPGDGEMLEHHVRAADSAGLPVLVRVTGSAAGEILHALDAGAAGIVAPHVRDAAACEAVVRAAHYPPRGSRGLATSTRAGFHGTTSVAAHLRDASERTVVIAQLEHGDAVEHAASIAAVPQLDAVFIGPSDLSISLGHPGERDHPAVRDAIERASAAVLGGGEAALCMLADDEPAARAARAAGATLVVFAAPQLIAARLRTLVAALRASSPEVTESTLEVRG; encoded by the coding sequence ATGAGCGCTGAGAACGGCGGGGCTGAGACGACGGTCGCGCGGCGCGCGTTCGCCGTGCGCCTGCGGTCGCGCGAGCAGCTCGCCGGGCTGATCGTGAAGATGCCGTGCGCTTCGCTGCTGGAGACCGCCGGCTACAGCGGCTTCGACTTCGCCGTGATCGACACCGAGCACGGCCCGGGCGACGGAGAGATGCTCGAGCACCACGTGCGCGCGGCCGACAGCGCCGGCCTGCCGGTGCTGGTGCGCGTCACCGGGTCGGCGGCCGGCGAGATCCTGCACGCCCTCGACGCCGGCGCTGCCGGCATCGTCGCGCCGCACGTCCGCGACGCGGCGGCGTGCGAGGCGGTCGTGCGCGCGGCGCACTACCCGCCGCGCGGGTCGCGCGGGCTCGCGACCAGCACGCGCGCCGGCTTCCACGGCACGACGAGCGTCGCCGCGCATCTGCGGGACGCGTCCGAGCGCACGGTCGTGATCGCGCAGCTCGAGCACGGCGACGCGGTCGAGCACGCCGCGAGCATCGCGGCGGTGCCCCAGCTCGACGCCGTCTTCATCGGCCCGTCGGACCTGTCGATCTCGCTCGGGCACCCCGGCGAGCGCGACCACCCGGCCGTGCGCGACGCGATCGAGCGCGCGAGCGCTGCGGTGCTCGGCGGCGGCGAGGCCGCGCTCTGCATGCTCGCCGACGACGAGCCGGCGGCGCGCGCGGCGCGTGCCGCCGGCGCGACGCTCGTCGTGTTCGCCGCGCCGCAGCTGATCGCGGCGCGGCTCAGAACCCTCGTCGCCGCCCTGAGAGCCTCCAGCCCGGAGGTCACCGAATCGACGCTGGAGGTGCGCGGATGA
- a CDS encoding SDR family NAD(P)-dependent oxidoreductase — translation MSQQDAVVTGAGGRSILERMRLDGRRAIVTGAGQGIGRAFAHALGEAGARVAVVDRDGARVEAVAAELAAKGVEAVGLTCDVTAGDAAERYVADVVGRWGGLEIAVHNVGVNRNSAAEETTAAEWEEVFALNARSVFDGCQAAGRVMLGKGYGKIVNTASMASLIVPHPQKQAAYNASKAAVVGLTRTLAAEWADRGVRVNCISPGIIRTALIEQSDELRPLMEEWLTQIPQGRLGEVTDLQAAIVYLAGEGSDYMTGHNLVIEGGQTLW, via the coding sequence ATGAGTCAGCAGGACGCAGTCGTGACTGGAGCGGGCGGCCGCTCGATCCTCGAGCGGATGCGGCTGGACGGCCGCCGCGCGATCGTCACCGGCGCCGGTCAGGGGATCGGCCGCGCGTTCGCGCACGCGCTCGGTGAGGCGGGCGCACGCGTCGCCGTCGTCGACCGTGACGGAGCGCGCGTCGAGGCGGTCGCCGCCGAGCTGGCGGCGAAGGGCGTCGAGGCCGTCGGGCTGACGTGCGACGTGACGGCCGGCGACGCTGCCGAGCGCTACGTCGCCGACGTCGTCGGCCGCTGGGGAGGATTGGAGATCGCCGTCCACAACGTCGGCGTGAACCGCAACTCGGCGGCGGAGGAGACGACTGCCGCCGAGTGGGAGGAAGTCTTCGCGCTCAACGCGCGCAGCGTCTTCGACGGGTGCCAGGCGGCCGGGCGCGTGATGCTCGGGAAGGGCTACGGGAAGATCGTCAACACGGCGTCGATGGCGTCGCTGATCGTTCCGCATCCGCAGAAGCAGGCGGCGTACAACGCGTCGAAGGCGGCTGTCGTCGGGCTCACGCGCACGCTCGCGGCCGAATGGGCCGATCGCGGCGTGCGGGTCAACTGCATCTCGCCGGGAATCATCCGCACGGCGCTGATCGAGCAGTCCGACGAGCTGCGGCCGTTGATGGAGGAGTGGCTGACGCAGATCCCACAGGGGCGCCTCGGAGAGGTGACGGATCTGCAGGCGGCGATCGTCTACCTCGCGGGCGAGGGGTCGGACTACATGACGGGGCACAACCTGGTGATCGAAGGTGGGCAGACGCTGTGGTAG
- a CDS encoding DegT/DnrJ/EryC1/StrS family aminotransferase: MVGQVKSRALAIHGGEPAHTLRAPAYPRFDDEVFARIRTTLQHGPTQGLSKGHPVVRELEERVAELHGVPHGLCTSSGHGALQSALIGLEITGGDEVITSPYSWGASVSCILHNGAVPAFADVDPATGLLAPEALEAALTERTRALLVTHLYGQPADMTAIMAFAERHDLLVVEDGSQAHGARHRGRRVGSFGHASGFSTNGVKPLATTEGGYMVTRVADCYWKATISGQHAGRGELIGRASEPGFPDELRRGIDSLVYTYRPNLVTALLTLARLPQLDAENAERRRNAERLRELLAGIDYLSMPEYGADDEPVFHMVTLNFDAAAAGVTRDAYLAALNAEGVPAVGYVERGLHRSPRLSPDWDGPRVMWTEAIRRSGVDPTRLELPGCEAKVAASIELPWNYLGVDDEFVASVAGAFGKLDANLAELRAGAGA; this comes from the coding sequence GTGGTAGGACAAGTCAAGAGCCGAGCGCTCGCGATCCACGGAGGCGAGCCGGCGCACACCCTGCGTGCGCCGGCGTACCCGCGGTTCGACGACGAGGTGTTCGCGCGCATCCGCACGACCCTGCAGCACGGGCCGACGCAGGGCCTGAGCAAGGGCCACCCCGTCGTGCGCGAGCTGGAGGAGCGGGTCGCCGAGCTGCACGGCGTCCCGCACGGGCTCTGTACGAGCTCCGGGCATGGCGCGCTGCAGTCAGCGCTGATCGGCCTGGAGATCACCGGCGGCGACGAGGTGATCACGTCGCCCTACTCGTGGGGCGCGTCGGTCTCGTGCATCCTGCACAACGGCGCGGTGCCGGCGTTCGCCGACGTCGACCCCGCCACCGGCCTGCTTGCGCCGGAGGCGCTCGAGGCGGCCCTGACCGAGCGCACGCGCGCGCTCCTCGTCACCCACCTCTACGGTCAGCCGGCCGACATGACGGCGATCATGGCGTTCGCCGAGCGCCACGACCTGCTCGTGGTCGAGGACGGCAGCCAGGCGCACGGCGCGCGCCACCGCGGACGGCGGGTCGGCTCGTTCGGCCACGCGTCCGGCTTCTCGACCAACGGCGTCAAGCCGCTCGCGACGACCGAGGGCGGCTACATGGTCACGCGCGTCGCCGACTGCTATTGGAAGGCGACGATCAGCGGTCAGCACGCCGGTCGCGGCGAGCTGATCGGCCGCGCGAGCGAGCCGGGCTTCCCGGACGAGCTGCGGCGCGGGATCGACTCGCTCGTCTACACCTATCGGCCGAACCTCGTGACCGCGTTGCTGACGCTCGCGCGGCTCCCGCAGCTCGACGCCGAGAACGCCGAGCGGCGGCGCAACGCCGAGCGGCTGCGCGAGCTGCTGGCCGGGATCGACTACCTCTCGATGCCGGAGTACGGCGCCGACGACGAGCCCGTCTTCCACATGGTCACGCTCAACTTCGACGCGGCGGCCGCCGGGGTGACGCGCGACGCGTACCTTGCGGCGTTGAACGCCGAGGGCGTGCCGGCCGTCGGCTACGTCGAGCGTGGGCTCCACCGCTCGCCGCGGCTGAGCCCCGACTGGGACGGCCCGCGCGTGATGTGGACCGAGGCGATCCGGCGGTCCGGGGTCGACCCGACGCGGCTGGAGCTGCCGGGCTGCGAGGCGAAGGTCGCCGCCTCGATCGAGCTGCCGTGGAACTACCTCGGCGTCGACGACGAGTTCGTCGCGAGCGTCGCGGGAGCGTTCGGCAAGCTCGACGCCAACCTCGCCGAGCTGCGCGCCGGCGCCGGCGCGTGA
- a CDS encoding ABC transporter permease, whose protein sequence is MPEPATEAPSAQAPRLGAREPRSALSLALGAVRAGPLFILLVVAVAMAILAPYFLTERNLQNLGAQTSIIAALAVGQLLVIVVRGIDISVGATVALTGVLGAEIATTSWGSSSFVVVVAMLLVGLAVGTANAFLIVKGRLLQPLIVTVATLGIVRGIALVVSDGVTVNGMPGAVVSLGNGFVGPLPASVVLVGAVALVVYVLMSRTQWGRWFYAVGGNPEGADRLGVPSKRVVMSAYMVCGVTAAIAGLIVAGRTNAGSPSAGTLMELDAITAVVIGGASLAGGRGTVGNVLAGALILGIIRNGLDLQDVNPFWQNVAIGCIVLIALELDVVRRALEDRLRVRSSASARGRERRQRPEREDAPRVGDAMGVGR, encoded by the coding sequence ATGCCTGAACCAGCGACTGAAGCGCCGTCGGCCCAGGCGCCCCGGCTGGGTGCCAGAGAGCCGCGCTCGGCGCTGAGCCTCGCGCTCGGCGCCGTGCGCGCCGGCCCGCTCTTCATCCTGCTCGTCGTCGCGGTCGCGATGGCGATCCTCGCGCCGTACTTCCTGACGGAGCGCAACCTCCAGAACCTCGGCGCGCAGACGTCGATCATCGCGGCGCTCGCGGTCGGTCAGCTGCTCGTGATCGTCGTGCGCGGCATCGACATCTCGGTCGGCGCGACGGTCGCGCTGACCGGCGTGCTCGGCGCCGAGATCGCTACGACGAGCTGGGGCTCGTCGAGCTTCGTCGTGGTCGTCGCGATGCTGCTCGTCGGCCTCGCGGTCGGCACCGCGAACGCGTTCCTGATCGTCAAGGGGCGGCTGCTGCAACCGCTGATCGTGACCGTCGCGACGCTCGGCATCGTGCGCGGGATCGCGCTCGTCGTCTCCGACGGCGTGACCGTCAACGGCATGCCCGGCGCCGTCGTCTCGCTCGGGAACGGCTTCGTCGGGCCGCTGCCCGCCTCGGTCGTGCTCGTCGGCGCGGTCGCGCTCGTCGTCTACGTGCTGATGTCGCGGACGCAGTGGGGCCGCTGGTTCTACGCGGTCGGCGGCAACCCGGAAGGGGCCGACCGGCTCGGCGTCCCGTCGAAGCGCGTCGTGATGTCGGCGTACATGGTCTGCGGCGTCACCGCCGCGATCGCCGGGCTGATCGTCGCCGGCCGCACGAACGCGGGCAGCCCGAGCGCCGGCACGCTGATGGAGCTCGACGCGATCACCGCCGTCGTGATCGGCGGGGCGAGCCTCGCGGGCGGCCGCGGGACGGTCGGCAACGTGCTGGCCGGCGCGTTGATCCTCGGGATCATCCGCAACGGGCTCGACCTGCAGGACGTCAACCCGTTCTGGCAGAACGTCGCGATCGGCTGCATCGTGCTGATCGCGCTCGAGCTCGACGTCGTGCGGCGCGCGCTGGAGGACCGGCTGCGTGTGCGCAGCAGTGCGAGCGCACGCGGGCGCGAGCGCAGGCAGAGACCCGAGCGGGAGGACGCCCCGAGGGTCGGCGACGCGATGGGAGTGGGACGATGA
- a CDS encoding ATP-binding cassette domain-containing protein encodes MSAPALEIREAYKSFGAVQALNGASLSVEAGEVVALLGDNGAGKSTLIKAMTGVHRLDEGEVLVGGEPVTLRSPADSRRLGIETVYQDLAVFDNLDARANFFVGRERTAPGWLGRLGFLRERAMTREWQEHVDDLQVVIPDPEQPLGVMSGGQRQAIAVARSAAFANRVLILDEPTAALGVRESRQVLDLVKRLPRRGIAVVLISHNLEHVMEVAHRAIVLRRGRNVGEERPTAENHERIVSLIVGAQYG; translated from the coding sequence ATGAGCGCACCTGCGCTGGAGATCCGGGAGGCGTACAAGAGCTTCGGCGCCGTGCAGGCGCTGAACGGCGCGAGCCTGTCGGTCGAGGCCGGCGAGGTCGTCGCGCTGCTCGGCGACAACGGCGCCGGAAAGTCGACGCTGATCAAGGCGATGACCGGCGTGCACCGGCTCGACGAGGGCGAGGTGCTGGTCGGCGGCGAGCCGGTGACGCTGCGCTCGCCCGCCGACAGCCGGCGGCTCGGGATCGAGACCGTGTACCAGGATCTCGCCGTCTTCGACAACCTCGACGCGCGGGCGAACTTCTTCGTCGGCCGCGAGCGGACCGCACCCGGCTGGCTGGGTCGGCTCGGCTTCCTGCGCGAGCGTGCGATGACGCGCGAGTGGCAGGAGCACGTCGACGACCTGCAGGTCGTGATCCCCGACCCGGAGCAGCCGCTCGGGGTGATGTCGGGCGGTCAGCGGCAGGCGATCGCGGTCGCGCGGTCGGCGGCGTTCGCGAACCGCGTGCTGATCCTCGACGAGCCGACCGCGGCGCTCGGCGTGCGCGAGTCGCGTCAAGTGCTCGACCTCGTCAAGCGGCTGCCGAGACGCGGGATCGCGGTGGTGCTGATCTCGCACAACCTGGAGCACGTGATGGAGGTCGCGCACCGAGCGATCGTGCTGCGGCGCGGTCGCAACGTCGGCGAGGAGCGACCGACCGCGGAGAACCACGAGCGGATCGTCTCGCTGATCGTCGGAGCGCAGTACGGGTAG
- a CDS encoding sugar ABC transporter substrate-binding protein produces the protein MRATALLATVVAAAVTLLAGCGSDSDGGSGSTSGGGGGDDVRVYVLLPSLESDSYVQESRGAEEAAKQIDGAEVKVDAGASRGEATNLIAKIDSAVTKGYDVIAVNPGAVGAELAPALSRAIAADVDVVAFDQNVPDLDDLSAYVGYDGYQAGLLRGRYLTKALPDGGAVGMIDCFKENPLTAAINRGQLAGMEGSRLRVVSELEAQCDPAKARTAAENMLTAHPEMRGLLAGTDIAAMAALPVVESFGKPLVVVGGDGQQDALRVIAEGGGIQATTLFPFAELGAEAVRTAVAVGRGEQVDAEVMVEPTLIDRANVEKFLG, from the coding sequence ATGAGGGCTACGGCTTTGCTCGCGACGGTCGTCGCGGCGGCGGTGACGCTGCTCGCCGGCTGTGGAAGCGACAGCGACGGAGGATCCGGCAGCACCAGCGGCGGAGGCGGAGGCGACGACGTGCGTGTCTACGTCCTGCTGCCTTCGCTGGAGTCGGATTCGTATGTGCAGGAGAGCAGAGGCGCCGAGGAGGCGGCGAAGCAGATCGACGGCGCCGAGGTGAAGGTCGACGCGGGCGCCTCACGCGGCGAGGCGACGAACCTGATCGCGAAGATCGACTCGGCGGTGACGAAGGGCTACGACGTGATCGCGGTCAATCCCGGCGCGGTCGGCGCGGAGCTGGCGCCGGCGCTCTCTCGCGCGATTGCCGCGGACGTGGACGTCGTCGCGTTCGACCAGAACGTGCCGGATCTCGACGACCTCTCGGCGTACGTCGGCTACGACGGGTACCAGGCCGGGCTGTTGCGCGGTAGATATCTGACGAAGGCACTGCCGGACGGCGGCGCGGTCGGCATGATCGACTGCTTCAAGGAGAACCCGCTGACCGCCGCGATCAACAGAGGCCAGCTCGCCGGGATGGAGGGATCGAGACTGAGAGTGGTCTCCGAGTTGGAGGCGCAGTGCGATCCGGCGAAGGCGCGCACGGCGGCCGAGAACATGCTGACCGCGCACCCGGAGATGAGAGGCCTGCTGGCGGGCACCGACATCGCCGCGATGGCGGCGCTGCCGGTCGTCGAGTCGTTCGGCAAGCCGCTCGTCGTCGTCGGCGGCGACGGCCAGCAGGACGCGCTGAGAGTGATCGCCGAGGGCGGCGGGATCCAGGCGACGACGCTGTTCCCGTTCGCGGAGCTGGGCGCCGAGGCGGTGCGGACGGCGGTCGCCGTCGGCCGCGGCGAGCAGGTCGACGCCGAGGTGATGGTCGAGCCGACGCTGATCGACAGAGCGAACGTGGAGAAGTTCCTCGGCTGA
- a CDS encoding amidohydrolase family protein, producing MDELTADVRHPVYDGPVIDAHTHFDAAARDCALAVLGDPALPRGVVNYWDLRLPPPSFERWAGIWPDAAALGMALLHAPDLSGVGAPGFAAALVDGVERAHALGAAGIKVWKNLGLTLRDARGELVAVDDARLGPLWDAAARLGLPVAIHVGDPPDFFAPVEPSNERYLELREHPEYWFGDRTRFPALEQIHEQFERLVAGRPATTFVGLHFGCFMPLDDVARMLAERPNYMVDTATRTFDLGREPMRGAALEIFARWPERIVFGTDLIRTGVYDLPADGGPRTDARAFYAHHWRLFESGDRDIPRPFAFLPDEPLHGLALPPRTLRLLYHDNAARIFPRVVG from the coding sequence ATGGACGAGCTGACGGCTGACGTGCGCCACCCGGTCTACGACGGACCTGTGATCGACGCGCACACGCATTTCGACGCGGCCGCGCGCGACTGCGCGCTGGCCGTCCTGGGCGACCCCGCGCTGCCGCGCGGGGTCGTCAACTACTGGGACCTGAGGCTGCCGCCGCCGAGCTTCGAGCGATGGGCTGGCATCTGGCCCGACGCCGCTGCGCTCGGGATGGCGCTGCTGCACGCGCCCGACCTCTCCGGCGTCGGCGCTCCCGGCTTCGCGGCAGCGCTGGTCGACGGCGTCGAGCGGGCGCATGCGCTCGGCGCGGCCGGGATCAAGGTCTGGAAGAACCTCGGCCTGACGCTGCGCGATGCGCGGGGCGAGCTGGTCGCGGTCGACGACGCGCGCCTGGGCCCACTGTGGGACGCGGCTGCGCGGCTGGGGCTGCCGGTCGCGATCCACGTCGGCGACCCGCCCGACTTCTTCGCGCCGGTCGAGCCGTCGAACGAGCGCTATCTGGAGCTGCGCGAGCACCCCGAGTACTGGTTCGGCGACCGCACGCGCTTCCCGGCGCTGGAGCAGATCCACGAGCAGTTCGAGCGGCTCGTCGCCGGCCGTCCGGCGACGACCTTCGTCGGCCTGCACTTCGGCTGCTTCATGCCGCTCGACGACGTCGCGCGGATGCTCGCGGAGCGGCCGAACTACATGGTCGACACCGCGACGCGCACGTTCGACCTCGGGCGCGAGCCGATGCGCGGCGCGGCGCTGGAGATCTTCGCCAGATGGCCGGAGCGGATCGTCTTCGGCACCGACCTGATCCGCACCGGCGTCTACGACCTGCCGGCGGACGGGGGGCCGCGGACCGACGCGCGCGCCTTCTACGCGCACCACTGGCGTCTGTTCGAGAGCGGCGACCGCGACATCCCGCGGCCATTCGCGTTCCTGCCGGACGAGCCGCTGCACGGGCTCGCGCTGCCGCCGCGGACGCTGCGGCTGCTCTACCACGACAACGCCGCGCGGATCTTCCCCCGCGTCGTCGGCTGA
- a CDS encoding FadR/GntR family transcriptional regulator, which translates to MTRPSLLDNLRIEPREAQVFEITRRLLDFLLSGRVAPGSKIPSERQLAEALGVGRSAVREAIKSLSFLGLLQIRQGDGTYLARSGSNLLPQAIEWAMLLGEPRVLDLTETRRYIEIDVAGLAAERADDEGVALLREQLEAMRAAGDDVEAYVRADVAFHLQIAALSRNEVFADLVTSLRSLLGAWAHRVLQHAGETGTSLAMHEPIADAIAAHDVDAARAAMAAHMDRAQRRLREALAAHGAGADPAAR; encoded by the coding sequence ATGACGAGACCATCACTGCTCGACAACCTCCGGATCGAACCGCGCGAGGCGCAGGTCTTCGAGATCACGCGCCGGCTGCTCGACTTCCTGCTCTCCGGGAGAGTCGCGCCGGGGTCGAAGATCCCGTCCGAGCGCCAGCTCGCGGAGGCGCTCGGCGTCGGCCGCTCGGCCGTCCGCGAGGCGATCAAGTCGCTCAGCTTCCTCGGGCTGCTGCAGATCCGCCAAGGCGACGGCACGTACCTCGCGAGATCGGGCTCGAACCTGCTCCCGCAGGCGATCGAGTGGGCGATGCTGCTCGGCGAGCCGCGCGTCCTCGACCTGACCGAGACGCGCCGCTACATCGAGATCGACGTCGCCGGCCTCGCCGCCGAGCGCGCCGACGACGAGGGCGTCGCGCTGCTGCGCGAGCAGCTCGAGGCGATGCGCGCCGCGGGCGACGACGTCGAGGCGTATGTGCGCGCCGACGTCGCCTTCCACCTCCAGATCGCCGCGCTCAGCCGCAACGAGGTCTTCGCCGACCTCGTCACGAGCCTGCGCTCGCTGCTCGGCGCGTGGGCCCACCGCGTGCTCCAGCACGCCGGCGAGACCGGCACGTCGCTGGCGATGCACGAGCCGATCGCCGACGCGATCGCCGCCCACGACGTCGATGCGGCGCGCGCCGCGATGGCGGCGCACATGGACCGCGCGCAGCGGCGCCTGCGCGAGGCGCTCGCCGCCCACGGCGCCGGCGCCGACCCCGCCGCGCGCTGA
- a CDS encoding 3-dehydroquinate synthase family protein — protein MGVTFEKGKQEGHMRWRVRPTEGFAPFDVVLSPGALTDGAEAPAGLFDERDARGERRRLIVIDKRVAKRHRAGVERLYRQGGAFELFEIEVSERIKNVETVLSIIAEVRRLRLGRDDVLVAIGGGVMADVVGAAASMLHKGMRYEVGATTLTAIGDAGYAGKRRVNLEGEKNVVGGIWTPRYVLGDVTTMKTLDPRHVRSGLAEAHKVAVMRDGRLLRLLEEDGPDLIKERFCGETPSAELLQRMIDAPLRRIAADPRDSERERWLDSHHLLAHPIERETAGEVSHGEAVAICGAVMAHVALKRDCIREPMFKRIVGVLRELGLPVTHELATEPRFVIGALQSAVQQRGAQNIPVPSEVGGNAFLHDVDATEIMLAARVLADPDAA, from the coding sequence ATGGGGGTCACGTTCGAGAAAGGCAAGCAGGAAGGGCACATGCGTTGGCGCGTACGTCCGACCGAGGGTTTCGCGCCGTTCGACGTGGTGCTGAGCCCCGGGGCGCTGACGGACGGCGCGGAGGCACCCGCCGGGCTGTTCGACGAGCGCGACGCGCGAGGCGAGCGGCGGCGGCTCATCGTCATCGACAAGCGGGTTGCGAAGCGCCACCGCGCTGGAGTGGAGCGGCTGTACCGGCAGGGCGGCGCTTTCGAGCTGTTCGAGATCGAGGTATCCGAGCGGATCAAGAACGTCGAGACGGTGTTGAGCATCATCGCGGAGGTGCGCAGGCTGCGACTGGGGCGAGATGACGTGCTGGTCGCGATCGGCGGTGGCGTCATGGCCGACGTCGTCGGCGCGGCGGCGTCGATGCTCCACAAGGGGATGCGGTACGAGGTCGGCGCGACGACGCTGACAGCGATCGGCGACGCCGGTTACGCGGGGAAGCGACGCGTCAACCTGGAGGGCGAGAAGAACGTCGTCGGCGGCATCTGGACGCCGCGTTACGTGCTTGGCGACGTGACGACGATGAAGACGCTGGACCCCCGTCACGTGCGGTCCGGGCTTGCGGAGGCGCACAAGGTGGCGGTCATGCGTGACGGGCGTCTGCTGCGTCTGCTGGAGGAGGACGGACCCGACCTGATCAAGGAGCGGTTCTGCGGGGAGACGCCGAGTGCTGAGCTTCTGCAACGCATGATCGACGCCCCGCTACGGCGGATCGCGGCCGACCCGCGCGACTCCGAGCGGGAGCGATGGCTGGACAGCCATCACTTGCTCGCTCATCCGATCGAGCGGGAGACCGCAGGCGAGGTCAGCCATGGCGAAGCCGTCGCGATCTGCGGCGCGGTGATGGCGCACGTCGCGCTGAAGCGCGACTGCATCAGAGAGCCGATGTTCAAGCGCATCGTCGGCGTGCTGCGTGAGCTGGGGCTCCCGGTGACTCATGAGCTGGCGACCGAGCCGCGTTTCGTGATCGGCGCGCTTCAGTCGGCCGTCCAGCAGCGTGGGGCACAGAATATTCCCGTGCCCAGCGAGGTAGGCGGGAACGCCTTTCTGCATGACGTGGACGCGACCGAGATCATGCTCGCCGCTCGCGTCCTTGCCGATCCGGACGCGGCGTGA
- a CDS encoding GNAT family N-acetyltransferase — protein sequence MAALTEEEAATAQAASVHATIALLANSSRDALAAGAYGLAASIVPGAPDERIANMVYGRAGALALGYHDVHDAYLRASVREWTVWIDAGNEAERAYLAARSYKQSETLTAMTRDLSQTPKTDARRGSVEIRSDEAIGVVGRINGAAHDSPELIEALSRKPRSEHVRAYSARLTGRPVSALMTIDVPTEDGRCDCTIAFVATHPEWQGQGFARRVLTTALNDAARRGCRAAVLQATEEGAWVYRSVGFVPSGGFELYRRRT from the coding sequence ATGGCGGCGCTGACGGAGGAGGAGGCGGCGACCGCGCAGGCCGCGAGTGTCCATGCCACCATCGCCCTGCTCGCGAATTCGTCACGAGACGCGCTGGCGGCCGGGGCTTACGGGCTGGCAGCGTCGATCGTCCCAGGTGCCCCCGACGAGCGCATCGCGAACATGGTCTACGGCCGGGCCGGGGCGCTTGCGCTGGGGTACCACGATGTCCACGACGCATATCTCAGGGCCAGCGTGCGCGAATGGACGGTGTGGATCGACGCGGGGAACGAGGCTGAGCGGGCGTATCTGGCCGCTCGCAGCTACAAGCAGTCGGAGACGCTGACCGCGATGACGCGAGATCTCTCACAGACTCCGAAGACGGACGCTCGCCGGGGCTCGGTGGAGATCCGCTCGGACGAGGCGATCGGCGTGGTCGGGCGGATCAACGGGGCGGCGCACGACAGTCCCGAGCTGATCGAAGCGCTCAGCCGGAAGCCGCGCAGTGAGCACGTGCGTGCATACAGCGCGAGGCTGACAGGTCGGCCGGTCTCGGCGCTCATGACGATCGACGTGCCCACGGAGGACGGCCGGTGCGATTGCACGATCGCGTTCGTGGCCACACATCCGGAGTGGCAGGGGCAGGGGTTCGCCCGGAGGGTGCTGACGACCGCCCTGAACGACGCGGCGCGGCGCGGCTGCCGGGCCGCCGTGCTCCAGGCAACCGAGGAGGGCGCGTGGGTGTACCGGTCGGTGGGCTTCGTTCCGAGCGGCGGTTTCGAGCTGTACAGGAGGCGGACATGA